The Brassica napus cultivar Da-Ae chromosome C7, Da-Ae, whole genome shotgun sequence genome has a segment encoding these proteins:
- the LOC106407939 gene encoding uncharacterized protein LOC106407939 produces the protein MGNGRSASFWFDVWTPLGQLIMHLGPLGPRALRIRKDVVVADATRGSNWDLPHPRLQQEVALHSYLTTISLPLSTECDDMFEWIAGDSSLCTFRSATTWEVLRPREETKDWFDVIWLKGSVPKLAFTMWVANYDRLPTRTRLASWGVPISADCPICSRDLETRDHIFLSCDYSFEVWREVLIRCNPPTSRFTEWSELLSWIRAATSKELRLLRKLATHTVIFHLWKHRNNLIHNQTSLSVTTVFHSIDREMKNIISANRYRKSLCSLMALWLR, from the coding sequence ATGGGTAATGGGCGCTCAGCTAGCTTCTGGTTTGATGTCTGGACTCCCTTGGGCCAGCTAATCATgcatctgggacctctgggtcCGAGAGCTCTGCGCATTCGAAAGGACGTTGTAGTTGCTGATGCAACTCGAGGATCAAATTGGGATCTACCTCATCCTAGATTGCAACAGGAAGTTGCTCTTCACTCTTATCTCACCACTATTTCATTGCCGTTATCTACTGAGTGTGATGATATGTTTGAATGGATTGCTGGTGATTCCTCCTTATGTACTTTCAGGTCAGCTACAACGTGGGAAGTACTGCGTCCTAGGGAGGAGACCAAGGACTGGTTTGATGTCATATGGCTCAAAGGTTCCGTCCCGAAGCTCGCCTTCACAATGTGGGTTGCTAATTACGACCGCCTCCCCACCAGAACCAGGCTTGCGTCTTGGGGAGTTCCGATCTCCGCTGATTGCCCAATCTGCTCTAGAGACTTGGAGACTAGGGACCACATCTTCTTATCCTGTGATTACAGCTTTGAAGTCTGGCGAGAAGTTCTGATCCGGTGTAATCCTCCCACCTCTAGGTTCACAGAATGGTCTGAGCTTCTATCTTGGATTCGAGCTGCTACTTCGAAGGAGCTAAGGCTCTTAAGGAAATTGGCTACGCACACAGTGATCTTTCACCTATGGAAACATCGAAATAATCTCATCCATAATCAGACTTCCCTGTCTGTGACAACTGTATTCCATAGCATTGATAGAGAGATGAAGAATATTATCTCAGCTAACAGGTACCGAAAGAGTTTATGTTCCCTTATGGCGTTATGGTTGAGATAA
- the LOC106410073 gene encoding zinc finger protein STAMENLESS 1, translating into MECERSSSPTSSETGAVLHHRSSSSVSTVTRRMYECTFCKRGFTNAQALGGHMNIHRRDRLNKAAKLQNDDDSALSGSRRCFHVASSDRGGYEQVDSVVLRTTTNLSLRVGSMVTRRENVVVEGDEIDLELRLGL; encoded by the coding sequence ATGGAGTGTGAGAGATCATCGTCGCCCACTTCATCAGAAACCGGAGCCGTTCTTCACCATCGTTCTTCTTCGTCGGTCTCCACCGTGACGAGACGAATGTATGAGTGCACTTTCTGCAAAAGAGGTTTCACGAACGCACAAGCTTTAGGTGGTCACATGAACATCCATCGACGTGACCGTCTCAACAAGGCGGCCAAGCTGCAAAACGACGATGATTCAGCACTCTCCGGTTCTCGAAGATGTTTCCACGTGGCATCTTCCGATCGTGGAGGCTATGAGCAAGTAGACTCCGTCGTCTTGAGGACGACCACAAACTTGAGCTTACGAGTTGGATCGATGGTTACAAGGAGAGAAAACGTCGTCGTTGAAGGAGATGAAATCGATTTGGAGCTACGTCTTGGCTTATGA